A single region of the Triticum dicoccoides isolate Atlit2015 ecotype Zavitan chromosome 2B, WEW_v2.0, whole genome shotgun sequence genome encodes:
- the LOC119364655 gene encoding BTB/POZ and TAZ domain-containing protein 2-like, with the protein MTLCADFDALRASAADVRVVTSDGQSIAAHSCVLASASPVLERMIDRARRGWGADCTIRVLGVSFDAVRAFLHFLYSSKVAPEEEELVGAHGAQLLTLAHAYRVGWLKRAAEAAVSARLTPERAVDMLKLARLCDARRLYLRCARLAAKDFSAVERSDGWRFARRHDAALQLELLQLLEDADQRKERWARERAAQEACRQLGEAMASLEHIFPSDGAVCADTPCAKAGCTCRGLQLLMRHFATCAKKAAPGGCARCKRMLQLFRLHASVCDRPDKACRVPLCSHFKAKAQTEKADKTWRLLVKKVTRAKVMSSLASRKAVPEVVAESWTRYNGIVAKLR; encoded by the exons ATGACGTTGTGCGCCGATTTCGATGCGCTCCGGGCGTCGGCAGCGGACGTGCGGGTCGTCACGTCGGACGGCCAGAGCATCGCCGCTCACTCCTGCGTTCTT GCCTCGGCGTCGCCCGTGCTGGAGCGCATGATCGACAGGGCGCGGCGCGGGTGGGGCGCCGACTGCACCATCCGCGTCCTCGGCGTCTCCTTCGACGCCGTACGCGCCTTCCTCCATTTCCTCTACTCCTCCAAGGtagcgccggaggaggaggagctggtgggggCGCACGGCGCGCAGCTGCTGACGCTGGCGCACGCGTACCGGGTGGGGTGGCTGAAGCGGGCGGCGGAGGCCGCGGTGTCGGCGCGGCTCACGCCAGAGCGCGCCGTCGACATGCTCAAACTCGCCAGGCTCTGCGACGCGCGGCGGCTGTACCTGCGCTGCGCGCGGCTCGCCGCCAAGGACTTCTCCGCCGTCGAGCGGTCGGACGGGTGGCGCTTCGCCCGCCGCCACGACGCCGCGCTCCAGCTCGAGCTCCTCCAGCTCCTCGAGGACGCCGACCAGCGCAAGGAGCGGTGGGCGCGCGAGAGGGCCGCGCAGGAGGCGTGccggcagctgggcgaggccatggCCTCCCTCGAGCACATCTTCCCCAGCGACGGCGCCGTCTGCGCCGACACGCCGTGCGCCAAGGCGGGGTGCACGTGCCGGGGCCTGCAGCTGCTGATGCGGCACTTCGCGACGTGCGCGAAAAAGGCCGCGCCGGGCGGCTGCGCGCGGTGCAAGCGCATGCTGCAGCTCTTCCGCCTCCACGCCTCCGTCTGCGACCGGCCGGACAAGGCCTGCCGTGTGCCGCTCTGCAG CCATTTCAAGGCGAAGGCGCAGACGGAGAAAGCGGACAAGACATGGCGGCTTCTGGTGAAGAAGGTGACGAGGGCGAAGGTGATGTCCTCCTTGGCCAGTAGGAAGGCAGTGCCGGAGGTTGTGGCCGAATCATGGACGAGATACAACGGCATAGTGGCCAAGTTGAGATGA